The window AACAACCCGTACGGCAGCACCGCGCGAGGCATGGGCAGCCGCCCCCGGCTCGACACCCACACGCTGGGCGTCGTCGCCGTGGTGCTCACCGCCGCGGCTGGTGCCCGGGCCTTCCTCACCGCGCTCGCGACGGGACACCCGGAGCGCTTCGAGGGACTGTCGACTTGGGCGACCCCCACCTTCGAGGTGACGTCGGACTCGCCGATCGAGATCGGCCTGGACGGCGAGACGCAGGTGATGGATCCGCCGCTGCGGTTCTCGATCCGACCGGAGCCCGTCCGCGTCCGGCTGCCGAGGCACGCGATCGGCTACTCCCCCGCCGCACGTTCGATCGGCTGGCGAGCCGAGGCACGCGAGCTGTGGGCGGTCGCCCTCGGGCGCTCTTCCCGGCTCGGGACGTGATCGTGGCGATGCGGAGCCCCGGATGAGCGACGAGGCGACCACGACCGAGGCGACCACCTTCGATCGGCGGCTCGCCATCTTGCTCGCGATGGCGATGTTCGTGCTCGTGTTCGACACGTCGCTGATGAACGTGTCGATCTCGGCCGTGGTCGAGGACCTGGACACGACCGTCAGCAGCATCCAAGCGGCCATCGCGCTCGAAGCGCTGGTGTCGGCCGCGTTCATCCTGATCGGCAGCAAGGTCGGCGACCTCATCGGCCGCAAGCGCGCATACGTCATCGGTCTGTGCGGGTACGCGGCGGGTGCCGTGGCGATGACGCTCGCCCAGAGCGTCGTCGCGATCGTCGTCTTCTGGGCCGTGGTCGGCGGGCTCGGGGCATCGCTGCTGATGCCCGCGATGCAGTCGCTGATCCACGGCAACTTCCAGGGTG is drawn from Actinomycetota bacterium and contains these coding sequences:
- a CDS encoding diacylglycerol kinase, with the protein product ALDLGLDREDVVGALDAYGEAVERTMDLADVNGHVFVNNVSLGLYAAIVRSPEYRDAKVDTTLATLPQVLGPETEPFDLRFPGRDGTEQRGAHVIQISNNPYGSTARGMGSRPRLDTHTLGVVAVVLTAAAGARAFLTALATGHPERFEGLSTWATPTFEVTSDSPIEIGLDGETQVMDPPLRFSIRPEPVRVRLPRHAIGYSPAARSIGWRAEARELWAVALGRSSRLGT